CGAGCTTCTGCTCGCCAAGGGCTACGAGGTGCACGGACTTAAGCGCCGCTCCTCGCTGTTCAACACCGACCGCATCGACCACCTGTACCAGGACCCGCACGTGGAGAGCCGCCGGCTCATCCTGCACTACGGCGATTTGACCGACTCGACGAACCTCATCCGCGTCATGCAGGAGGTCCGCCCCGACGAACTCTACAACCTGGCGGCCCAGAGCCACGTGAAGGTCTCTTTCGAGAGTCCGGAGTACACGGCCAACTCGGACGCGCTAGGCACGCTTCGGCTGCTCGAGGCCATGCGCATCCTGGGCCTCGACAAGCAGACCCGCTTCTATCAGGCCTCGACGTCCGAGCTGTACGGGCTGGTGCAGGAAACGCCCCAGACCGAGAAGACGCCGTTTTATCCGCGCTCGCCGTATGCCGTGGCCAAGCTGTACGGCTACTGGATCACGGTCAACTACCGTGAAGCCTACGGCATGTACGCCTGCAACGGCATCCTGTTCAACCACGAGTCGCCCATGCGCGGCGAGACCTTCGTCACGCGCAAGATCACCCGCGCGCTTTCGCGCATCGTGCTTGGGCTGCAGGACAAATTGTTCCTCGGCAACATGAACGCCAAGCGCGACTGGGGCCACGCCAAGGATTACGTGGAGATGCAGTGGCTCATGCTGCAGCAGGACACGCCCGACGACTATGTCATCGCGACCGGCCGGCAGTTCTCGGTCAGGCAGTTCGTGACCATCGCCGCGGCCGAGCTTGGCATCGAGCTCGACTGGCGCGGCAAGGGCCTGGAAGAAACCGGCGTGGTGGCCGGCTTCGATGAGGCGCTTCTGCGCGAGAAGCTGAACGGCTCCTGCCAAGTGCACGCGAATCTTGTGCCCGGCATGGAACTCGTGGCCGTGGACCCGCGCTACTTTCGGCCCACGGAAGTCGAGTCGCTTTTGGGCGATCCTTCCAAGGCAAGGACCAAGCTGGGCTGGACGCC
The genomic region above belongs to Desulfocurvibacter africanus subsp. africanus DSM 2603 and contains:
- the gmd gene encoding GDP-mannose 4,6-dehydratase, with product MKKALITGITGQDGAYLAELLLAKGYEVHGLKRRSSLFNTDRIDHLYQDPHVESRRLILHYGDLTDSTNLIRVMQEVRPDELYNLAAQSHVKVSFESPEYTANSDALGTLRLLEAMRILGLDKQTRFYQASTSELYGLVQETPQTEKTPFYPRSPYAVAKLYGYWITVNYREAYGMYACNGILFNHESPMRGETFVTRKITRALSRIVLGLQDKLFLGNMNAKRDWGHAKDYVEMQWLMLQQDTPDDYVIATGRQFSVRQFVTIAAAELGIELDWRGKGLEETGVVAGFDEALLREKLNGSCQVHANLVPGMELVAVDPRYFRPTEVESLLGDPSKARTKLGWTP